In Pseudomonas sp. FP1742, the DNA window CTTCCGATCAGATCCTTTGGATTGGACGGTTTGATCTCGCTCATGCTGCCACCTCTTCATCTGCGTAAATGACACCCATACCCAAGCGCTGAGCAATCATGACTTCGAGTTGCGCGCCCTTGGACTGCTCCCAGCCAGGCAGGAGGTAGATCGAACCGCACAAGCCGATGCGAGTCAGGTCGTAGGCCAAGTAGTCAGCCCATTCCGCGCCTTCAACTAGACCGTGGTCGGCAGGGTTCTCGACGATGTAGCCCTTCGAGCGCAGCATCTCGGCCGCCCGGTTGAACGCCGGGAAGTTGAAATCCACGATCCCGGTCATTGGGCCAGCGACATAGATACGGTTCGCGCGCTCATGCCGCAATGTGACGCCTTGCTTTGGCTGGCTCATGCTGCTTTCCCTTGGGTCGATTCAAAATGGTCGTTGCATGCGGCCTTTGCCTTTTCCAGATCCTTGCCAGAGTGCAGGATCTTCCCCGCCGGCGTGCGGGCGACGTAGGCCGCACCGAATTCCAGCTTGTACTTGCTGAGCAGGTAGCCTTCGTCGCTGGACATGCAGTGCCTACTGATGGGTTTCCAGTTCATGGCCGATCCTCCGGGCTATTCAGGGCCTCAATCATCCGTTCCATGTCGAAGTTGACTTGGTCTTCCTTGCGAATCCGCCACCAGGTCATGAAATGGCCTTCCAGGAAGAACCAAACGATGCAGATCAGGGTGCAGACGGCAAAGGTAATGGCGAGCCAGTTCATGAGCGCACACCCCGCGCAATCCGGTCCCGGCGCATCAGCCGGCGAATCCCCTCAATGCAGCCGCCGCCGATCACCAGCATCCCGGCAAGGTAGAAATGGATCAGGTTCTCGCTTACGAAAGTGATCATGCGGCCGTCCTCTTGAGTTCACGGGTCTTGGCACGGTATTCGGCGGTGATGGCTTTCAGGTCTTCGATGGTGTAGCGCTTGGCTTCGTGTGGACCTTCCAGCCAATCCACCTTATCGGCGCCGATCCGCTTCACCAGCTCGATGCGGTAGTTCACGATGTCGCCGGACTTGTGCGTGTTGCAGGGCGAACATTGGCGGTGGCAGTTCAGGGGCTCGAAGCGCAGCGCGGGGTTGCTCCCGACGGTGCGGTAATGCCCGGCATCGTATTTGCCCTGGTGGTGCCGGCCGCAGCTGATGCATGGCAGCTTTGCGTCACGCTCGCGCACCCAGGCGTTGAATGCGGTCTGGGCCTCACGCATGTACTGCCCTTTGGGCTTGATGCGCTCCTTAGCGGCTTGCAGTTCCTTGCGCCCTACATCGGCGAGAGCCTTGCGCGCTTTGTCCTGATTCTTCGGTGCATCGAGGATCGCGCAGGCCGGGCTGCACACTGCTTGGCCAAGGCGCGACGGGACGAATGAGGCCCTGCACGTTTCGACACGACATTTCTTCGGGCGCGGTTGCTTGGCTGGGAGAGTCATGCGGCCTCCTTGCTCAGCAGGTCGCCGAAGAACACGCCTTTCTCTGTGAAGTCGGCCACGATGCGATCGGTGTAAGCGATGCCCTGGGCGCGGTTGAACAGGCTGGTCACCGGGAAACCGTCAGGGCCGAAAAGCTTGCAGTCGCCCATCATGGCCAGCTTCTCTTCGTACGGCAGATGGCGCATGACCCGGTACCAGGCCTCCTGAAACTCCGGGTCATCGTTCAGCAGGATCTGCACACCGAAGTGGAGCTTGCAGTGCTTGCGCGCATCCGAGGCGTCACCGATCTGCGTCATCTCGGCGATGCGCTTGTAGAAGGCAAACCACAGTGCGTTTTGGTCGAGGGTGCGGTCCTTGCCCGGGCGCAGCGACACCACCACAAACTTCTTCTCGCGGAACATGGCGGTGAGCATGCCGATGGCTTCGGTGAGCTTGCTGGAGCTGTTGACGCTGATCTTGTCAGTCATGGCTGCGCCCTCCGAATGCCGGCAGTTTTCACCCAGCGACGGACGTACAGCTCGCAGCCGCTCGTCAAGCAGACGCCATTGGCCATGCCGAGATGTGTTTTCGGCGTGTCACAGCCGCAATGGCATTTCGGTTTTCGCCCTGCCCGCTTGGGCCGCAACTCCATGTACCGGACATGTTCAGCAAGCCCACCAATCTGAGCCCAGCCAGCGGTACCGCCGCGCATAGCAGCAGAGCGTGCTGCTTGAGAAAGATCGTTCAAGTCAACCACGGCGCACCCCCTTCGCTTTCAGTTCTGCCCGGTCACCACATTCCGTGCAGAGCTTCACGCCACGTACCGCAGCCCGACGCAACTCAGGAATGTCCTCGCCACACTCTTCGCATTCTTTGGCGCTGATGCCGGTGTAACGGGGGATCTGGGCGATGGACCGATTGAGGGACTCTTCGATTACGTCGTCAGCGAGATCACATACGTCTGCCATTAGATTTTCTCCTTGGCAGCGCGGCGCGCATCGTGGAAGGCCAGAACCTCTTGCATGCCGTTGTCGACCGCGACGATTTCCCGGTCGAAGTAGGCCTGAGCAAGCGTTTCGTTTTCAGGTGGAAGCTCTCCAGGGCCAACCAGCGAGTTGTAAATCCACATCATGGCGCCCTCTGCGCCCAGTCCATGCTCTTCCTCGATGACCGCCGCGCGCATGGCGAGGATGTAGCGGCCGAACAGCAGGTCCAGTTCCTTGATGCGCATACGGGCGACTTCGTTTTCGTCCTTCAGCTTGTCGCGCTCACCGATCAGGGCCAGCACAGCGGCAGGGTTTGCGGCGGCGATGAACTCCCCGGCAGCAACCTGCTCACTCTGAAAAGGCTCACCCATTCCGGCCTCTGGATGCCCATAATTAATTTCAGCAAAGGCCACCTTGCTATCGTCGATGCGGCGCTGTGACGTAACAAACCTGTTGTCAGCCTCAAAGCCTTCGCCGTCGACCAATTGCCATTCGGCTCCGTGGAGAGCTTCGGCCAATAGTTTCAATTCGCTGTAGTCGGTCATTGGGAATGCTCCTGATTCTTGTTCTTGCCGAATTTCGCGAGCAGCAGAGCGCGGGCGGACTTGCCGTCGGCCGGGATGCCTTGCTGAATGATTCGGGCTTGGGTTTGTTGGTCGGCCAGTTCGTTGGCCAATTCGAAGGCGGTCTTCTGGCTGTCGTGTCCGATGCCGGTGAGGATTTTGCCGTCCAGCGGTTGGCCTTCCTGGGCGCGGCGGATGACGATCGCGTAAGCCCGGTCGAACCGTGTCCGAAGCGATTTATCTTCCTGCTTGGCGGCGCGCAGATCGAAGATCCCGGTCTCGTTGGCAGCGATGTGAACGCCCTCATGGCTGTAGGTGCCGATCAGGGCTTCCATCCATGCGTCAGCCGGGGACGGCATGCCGAAGTCCTCAGCGCTTGGCGTGCACATCGCGATGAACTCACCCACACTCGGCGCGAACGGCTTGCTGAGCTTGCGGCACTTCTGAACCCCGAACTCGATCTGCTCCAGGGTGCGAATGCCGACGGCGGCGAATTCCTTGATCCATTCGGCCTTGGCGGCGTCCAGCGCCTCAGTGGACGGCCAGGCCTGCCGCCATGCAGGAAAGATCCCACGCAGGCGACGGAACAGATCGTTCACGACCTCGGCTGTCTGCGGGGTCACTGGCAGCGACTGGGTATCACTGGCGGCTGGCAAGTTGCCCATGGTTGCCATGAGCTGGTTGACTGGCTTCATGTCGTCACCACAAGGCCTTCAGCCCACGCACTGCTGTCGAAGTCCGGCTCGTTGGGCTGGCGGCGACTGGGGAATGGATGGACGTTGCTGGTGACCTTGTCAGGGAATATCCCGGTCCAGCCGTTGGATATCGATGTGGACAAAACTTGGTCGGGGCAGCTGTGCCCAATAAGGGCCTTAGCCTGTTGCTCACAGCTCTTGGCGGTCAGCGGCTTACGGATTTCCTTGCGGTGCTGGCACCAGTCGGCCCAGGCCTTGTCGGACACGTTGTCAGGCTTTGCCGTCAAAGGGTCGAACTTCCCCGCCTTCACCGGAGCGCCAGCGACAGGCTTTTGATCTTGCTCTTCTCTTCTCTTCTCTTCTCTGGTCACGCTTTTGTCCGCATCACTTGCGGACACATTGCGGACACCGCCGGATTCACGGGAGTTGCGCTTCCTTTCAGAGTCATTTGCGCGGCGTTTTGCACTCTTTCCGTTGTGCTCGTCGAAGCGCGGCATGATCAAGCAGTGGTCGTCAGTTATGCAGGTCCACTCGACGTCAACCATGGCCTGGGTGAAGCCTGGCCAGCCAATTACCGCATCCATGGCGTCGATGGTGTAGCCGTGCAGTACGCCATCATCGGAATGGGTATCAAATATGCTCCAGGCGACATGTAGTCCGCCGATTACCCGCAATCTGTCCGCCTGCAATGCGGACACCATGCGGAAAACTTTCGGATGGGTTTGCAGGTCTACGCGCATTTTTATCCAGTCCCCGGCCATGTCATTTCCCCTCTTGAACAAGAGCGAGAAGTGGCTTGTGCATCCGATAATCTGTTGGCATAATCGGCTCCAGAGTGTTTTGCATAGCAACGAAAGAAACCGGGATTGCGCCCCGGTTTTTTTTCGTCTTCGATTTGGTGTCTGGTCTAGTCATGGGTCTCATCAGTCCCTCGCCTGCCCTTTTGAGGGCCTCTTGAGTCCACGTTAGGGTCTCGTTTCACTACTGGAAGAAGCCGAATCTTTCGGGCTCCTTTTGGCCTGGACTTTTCAATGAGCGATTCTTTACCGAGCGCCGCCGCGTATTCCTCTGGCGTTATTCCTTCCTGTTTTGCCAGCCGCTCAAGCTTTTCGTAAAGATCCCCATCAATGCCATGGCATATCGTGGTTTCAGGCACAAAGGCCTCCTTTAGGGCCTTCAGGCCGATGTGCGATGAGAGGTAACATCCCGTTCAACGATGCTTTCCAGCTTCTCTTCGACGCACATTCGTACGAACACGGCGAGTTGCAATTTGTGGAGCCTGGCGAGCGCTTTCAGCGCCTCGTATGTCTCATCGTCATAGCGAGACTTTATTTCTCGGTCCTTGGTGTGACGGGGGTTGTCATAGGACATAGGTTTGAATCCTTACGGTGGGTAATGGTTACGCAGCGGTTGATTGATTGATGCCAGTGACGAGCTCTCGGGCGGTGATCGCTCCGCACGTCAGATCCTCCGCAAGGAATGCCTTATCGGCACTGATGCGATGAGTTCCTGTAACCCAGTACGAGACTGTTGGCTGAGAAACCCCGAGGGCTAGAGCTGTCTTGGTCTGTCCGTCGAAGTAGTCAACGAGTCGTTCGATAGGGGTCATACGAGATCCCTCCTGATAAGCCTGCTTATATCCTAGGCATAAGCAGGTTTATTTGCAAGCTGATAAGGGGGCTTATAACGTCGTGTACATGAATACTCTTGCCAACCGAATCAAACTTGCCCGCAAAGGCGCGCGCCTGACTCAGAGGAAGCTTGCTGAGCTGGTGGGCGTTGAGCAGCCCGTCATTTCCCAGCTTGAAACGGGAAAGAACCTTCAGAGCGCTCACATCGCAAAAATCGCCCATGTCTGTTCGGTAAACGCCATGTGGCTTTCCGAAGGCATCGGCGAGATGAAAGGAAGGCTCACGCACATCGAATCCAACGCGGACCTTCTTGGGGATATGGATACTTGGGAGGAAGGCGATTCCCTAGGTGACGACGAGTTCGAAATACCGTACTTTGCAGAAGTCGAATTTGCCGGTGGTCAAGGTATGACTGAAGTCGTTGAAATTGCGGACAGGAAGCTCAGATTCAGCGCTGCGACATTGAAGGCTGCTGGTGTAGATGCAAAAAGTGCTGCGTGTGCCAGGGTTAAAGGCCGCAGCATGGAGCGTCTCATCCTGGATGGCGCGGCCATTGGCTTCGACCTGGACGACACCTCTATTATTGATGGTGAGATCTATGCCTTTAACCACACCGGCATGCTTCGGGTGAAGTACCTTCACCGTCTGCCGGCTGGCGGCGTCAGAATCCGTAGCGAGAACTCTGAAGATTTCCCCGATGAAATCATGACTGCCGAGCAGTTCGCCGACGAGGTCAGAATGCTTGGTCGCGTCTTCTGGTGGTCGACCGTTAGGCGCTCTCCCCGCCGCAAATAAACACCCCGACACCCCATAGATCCCGCCTTCTGCGGGATTTTTTTCGTCCCCTTAAAAAAATATAAGCAATCTTATTGACCGATCAGATAAGCAGGCTTATATTCATTTCAACGCCACAGAACACCGAGGCGCCAGGGCCTGAAAAGACCCGATGCAGCAACTGCCCGGCGACTCCATACGCAGGCACCCCGAAAGGGACCGCTCTTTAACAATTCAAGATCCTCGCAGATCGATCCCAGGCAACTGGCACAGCGCGAGCAATAAATTCGATCTCCATGCCAGCTCTGGAACTGGCCGTGCTCACCAGATGTGAGTACGCGAAACCACGCAAGCCAGCCGGAAGAGCATCGATCACGAAATGTGTGACGCCGGCCAGAGATATGAATCGGGCGATGCGCGTGGTGGAGATGAAACACCCACAGATTTCTGATGCCGCTTCGATGAGGCGGCATTGGAAATCAACGGAGGAACCCGAAATGCTCAACATCAACGAAGACGATCTGAAAACCGCAATCGTAGCCAAGGTATCTGATGAGCTGCTGCGCGACGGCGATGACCTTTCCGGCATGGTTGCAGCGGAACTGAAGAAGCGCATCGACAAGATTTTCAACGAGCGAGTGACTGCGCAGATTGAAACAGCAATCAACGAAACCATTAATGGCTCGTTCGAGCGCGAGTATCGCCGCATCAACACTTGGGGCGAGCAGGAAGGCCCTTCCACGACTATCCGCAAAGAGCTGGAAAAAACTGTGAATGCCTACTGGTCAGCGAAGGTTGAGCCGCGCACAGGCAAGCCAGCGTCGAGCGATTACAACACGGTCACTCGCGCCGAATACCTGATGACGCAGATTTGTGCAGAGGATTTTTCTGCCGGTTTAAAGCAGAACATTCAAAACGTTGCCGGTGCACTAAAAGACGGTCTGCGCAATCAGCTTGCTCAGCAAATGGACAACATGCTGAACGGCCTTTTCCAGATCAAAAGCCTGCAAGACCAGGGCAAAGTTGAGAAGCCGTACTGAACCATCCTCCTGCGCATTCACCGAGTGCGCAGCGGGATGGCGAAAGCCAACGAGAAAAGAGAGATGCGACCCTGGAATCTTTTCAAATAAGTCTGGATCGCCGCGTAAAACCCCGAACGCGTCATGAAGGGGTGACAGAGCCCGATAGGTGGGTGAATGGCGTAATGGCCTTGCATGCCGGTCCGACCTCCTTCGGACACAGAATCACTGCACGACAGCCTGTCGTTAACTGCCCGATCCTCTCTATGAGAGCGCATCGGGGTGTGATCTGGAATGCCTGCAAATTTACGGCGCAGGCGCACAGCCAAAATACGAGGGATAACGACCTCGGGAAGACAGTTTGTCCACGCCCGGCGGCAAGCGATTGCGAAGGCGTGGCAGGGAGGCACACCTGTTGGTGTCAGCCGGGGATTGCCGTCCGGATAGATCACACCCCGATGCGGAAGAGTCCACACCGCGCAACGCGGCCACCTGCATCAACACCACTGACGAAACACCCGGTCACTGCCTCCAGTAGAGAGCGGCCGGATATCAGATGGCTTCCTGCTGTTTCAGGCTGGCCATCTGGCTTTACGACTGCCTCTCAAACCCCGGGAGGCATTCGAAAGCCACACAGAGGAGCAAGACGAAATGTTTGCCCTGTTCATGCTTTACCTCATGACCACCGAAACCAAGCCGGCCAAATTCAAACCGGTTTACCACCAAATTTGCGACTACTGAGGAGCAATACAGCCATGGCTGAGAAATCCCGAATCAGCTTCACCCGGAACGTCCTGTTGCCATGGCTGGTGAGAATGCTGGCCGGCCCCAAACGCTATCCGACCGAAGCCGAGCAAGAACAACTCAACACTCAAGCATCCAGCGCTATCTGAGCGCCGACCAGACAAGGAGCACAGAACATGATGACTCATATCACTTGCGGCGAATCGACGATCAGCAGCCCCGACAAGGCGCTGGTGCTGATGTTTGCGAACATGGTTCTTGGCGGCGAACAAGCCAAGGCGCCGGCGGCGAACAGCGATGTTCCGGCGATCGGCACTTACTGGGCGGGCCAGGGCGGTATCTATGCAGGCATTCGGCAGGGTGAGGACGGCGAGCTTTACCACCTGATCTTCGCCGACAAGGATATTGGCGAGCATGCCTGGGGCGAGTACGGCACCGATACAGCGGCCACCAGCAAGGTCAACGGCATACTGAATACCACGACTCTGCTGGAGGCTGATGGAACATTCCCGGCAGCCGAGGCGGCTGGTAACCACTCGGCCGACGGTCACCACGACTTCTATCTGCCAAGCATTGGCGAACTGAATCACGCCTGGCAGACCATCGCCGAGCACTTCGAGAAGACCTGGTACTGGTCATCTTCGCAGCGCTCCGCCTACAACGCATTCGGCATGGACTTCGATGGTGGCGTTCAGGACTACTACGGCAAGGACTACGCCGCGCGCGTCCGCCCCGTCCGCAGATTGCCTATTTAATTCTTCATTTATTACTCTTTGCGGGTGAATCGCGGGGCTTCTCAGGTACGAGAGGCCAGACCTGATACGTGCCGGGCAGTGCCGGCCACCTGCAGCACCATCAACTGCCAGGGTGTGCCTGACAGTCCAACTCATCAGCGCGGAGGATTTGCAGCCATGTAACAGATAGCCGACTCCCCGACGCCTCATGCGCCCGGGCGTTACGTAAGGTGGCAAAGGCCGGCTTTCGAGTCGGCCTTTTTATTTGGCGATTGGAGGTGAGTGTGATGAACCCAACATGGATTGCTTTTGCCGAACGCTGGCCTGCACAGAACGCAGCGCTTGAC includes these proteins:
- a CDS encoding DUF4406 domain-containing protein → MSQPKQGVTLRHERANRIYVAGPMTGIVDFNFPAFNRAAEMLRSKGYIVENPADHGLVEGAEWADYLAYDLTRIGLCGSIYLLPGWEQSKGAQLEVMIAQRLGMGVIYADEEVAA
- a CDS encoding recombination protein NinG, which gives rise to MTLPAKQPRPKKCRVETCRASFVPSRLGQAVCSPACAILDAPKNQDKARKALADVGRKELQAAKERIKPKGQYMREAQTAFNAWVRERDAKLPCISCGRHHQGKYDAGHYRTVGSNPALRFEPLNCHRQCSPCNTHKSGDIVNYRIELVKRIGADKVDWLEGPHEAKRYTIEDLKAITAEYRAKTRELKRTAA
- a CDS encoding TraR/DksA C4-type zinc finger protein, whose protein sequence is MADVCDLADDVIEESLNRSIAQIPRYTGISAKECEECGEDIPELRRAAVRGVKLCTECGDRAELKAKGVRRG
- a CDS encoding replication protein P, with translation MKPVNQLMATMGNLPAASDTQSLPVTPQTAEVVNDLFRRLRGIFPAWRQAWPSTEALDAAKAEWIKEFAAVGIRTLEQIEFGVQKCRKLSKPFAPSVGEFIAMCTPSAEDFGMPSPADAWMEALIGTYSHEGVHIAANETGIFDLRAAKQEDKSLRTRFDRAYAIVIRRAQEGQPLDGKILTGIGHDSQKTAFELANELADQQTQARIIQQGIPADGKSARALLLAKFGKNKNQEHSQ
- a CDS encoding Pyocin large subunit-like protein — its product is MAGDWIKMRVDLQTHPKVFRMVSALQADRLRVIGGLHVAWSIFDTHSDDGVLHGYTIDAMDAVIGWPGFTQAMVDVEWTCITDDHCLIMPRFDEHNGKSAKRRANDSERKRNSRESGGVRNVSASDADKSVTREEKRREEQDQKPVAGAPVKAGKFDPLTAKPDNVSDKAWADWCQHRKEIRKPLTAKSCEQQAKALIGHSCPDQVLSTSISNGWTGIFPDKVTSNVHPFPSRRQPNEPDFDSSAWAEGLVVTT
- a CDS encoding Cro/CI family transcriptional regulator — its product is MTPIERLVDYFDGQTKTALALGVSQPTVSYWVTGTHRISADKAFLAEDLTCGAITARELVTGINQSTAA
- a CDS encoding S24 family peptidase, with the protein product MNTLANRIKLARKGARLTQRKLAELVGVEQPVISQLETGKNLQSAHIAKIAHVCSVNAMWLSEGIGEMKGRLTHIESNADLLGDMDTWEEGDSLGDDEFEIPYFAEVEFAGGQGMTEVVEIADRKLRFSAATLKAAGVDAKSAACARVKGRSMERLILDGAAIGFDLDDTSIIDGEIYAFNHTGMLRVKYLHRLPAGGVRIRSENSEDFPDEIMTAEQFADEVRMLGRVFWWSTVRRSPRRK
- a CDS encoding DUF1566 domain-containing protein, with protein sequence MMTHITCGESTISSPDKALVLMFANMVLGGEQAKAPAANSDVPAIGTYWAGQGGIYAGIRQGEDGELYHLIFADKDIGEHAWGEYGTDTAATSKVNGILNTTTLLEADGTFPAAEAAGNHSADGHHDFYLPSIGELNHAWQTIAEHFEKTWYWSSSQRSAYNAFGMDFDGGVQDYYGKDYAARVRPVRRLPI